The Polyangiaceae bacterium genome includes a region encoding these proteins:
- a CDS encoding cytochrome c-type biogenesis protein CcmH — translation MSLGRRFRFGVFLALLLAAPVAVAGPGDEHDEVGTSEFSEVVEGAAALEGRIRAPCCWNQTLDIHGSPVANELRREIRKRLKAGETQEAIQADIVRRYGEKVLAVPPGNPLKDVGVLLSLAFGAAGIAAGAMLLRWRRRAQAERMAELDEDEKKPKKKRERDAYDEQIDAELDKM, via the coding sequence ATGTCGCTCGGCCGTCGGTTCCGCTTCGGGGTGTTCCTGGCGCTCTTGCTCGCCGCCCCGGTCGCCGTCGCCGGCCCCGGGGACGAGCACGACGAGGTCGGCACCTCGGAGTTCAGCGAAGTGGTCGAGGGCGCCGCGGCGCTCGAAGGGCGCATCCGCGCTCCGTGCTGCTGGAACCAGACGCTCGACATCCACGGCTCACCGGTCGCGAACGAGCTCAGGCGCGAGATCCGCAAGCGCCTCAAGGCTGGTGAGACCCAGGAGGCGATCCAGGCGGACATCGTCCGGCGCTACGGGGAGAAGGTTCTGGCAGTGCCGCCGGGCAACCCGCTCAAGGACGTCGGCGTGCTGTTGTCGCTGGCCTTCGGCGCGGCGGGCATCGCCGCCGGCGCCATGCTGCTCCGCTGGCGGCGCCGCGCTCAGGCCGAGCGCATGGCGGAGCTGGACGAGGACGAGAAGAAGCCGAAGAAGAAGCGCGAGCGCGACGCCTACGACGAGCAGATCGACGCCGAGCTCGACAAGATGTGA
- a CDS encoding prenyltransferase has translation MNVAMWGRALSVIPRVSKEEWAELDIVSRWLIATRSAVIIMTAIASGIAGLLAFRDGLFDAVLWGLCTLGLCFAHATNNLVNDLTDHKKGVDKDNYFRTQYGPQPLEHGLMTTRQVLKYAAFTGLVALAAGALLVAQRGQATLTLFAIGIFFVLFYTWPLKYIGMGEPAVLVVWGPLMVGGTYYVVTGRFDWQVALASLPFALGATAVLFGKHIDKLEADRGKHIRTLPVLLGERASRAVTIAMLLCQYALVGYLVLTRYFSPVLLSTLGAVPALWLALKAYRFRRPAKPPPELPPNVWPLWFVAFAFHHTRRFGLLYVLGLVADVVLRKMGLVGP, from the coding sequence ATGAACGTCGCCATGTGGGGACGCGCGCTGTCGGTCATCCCGCGCGTCAGCAAGGAAGAGTGGGCGGAGCTCGACATCGTCAGCCGTTGGCTGATCGCGACGCGCTCCGCGGTCATCATCATGACGGCCATCGCGAGCGGCATCGCGGGCCTGCTCGCCTTTCGCGACGGGCTCTTCGACGCGGTGCTCTGGGGTCTCTGCACCCTGGGACTATGCTTCGCCCACGCCACCAACAACTTGGTCAACGATCTCACCGACCACAAGAAGGGCGTGGACAAGGACAACTACTTCCGCACCCAGTACGGCCCGCAGCCTCTGGAGCATGGCCTGATGACCACGCGTCAGGTGCTCAAATACGCCGCATTCACCGGGCTCGTGGCGCTCGCGGCCGGTGCCCTCCTGGTGGCGCAGCGGGGTCAAGCCACCTTGACCCTGTTCGCGATCGGCATCTTCTTCGTGCTCTTCTACACCTGGCCGCTCAAGTACATCGGCATGGGGGAGCCGGCGGTGCTGGTGGTCTGGGGCCCGCTGATGGTGGGCGGGACGTATTACGTGGTCACCGGGCGCTTCGACTGGCAGGTGGCGCTCGCGAGCTTGCCCTTCGCGCTGGGAGCGACGGCCGTGCTCTTCGGCAAGCACATCGACAAGCTCGAGGCGGACCGGGGCAAGCACATCCGGACCTTGCCCGTGCTACTCGGCGAGCGCGCGTCGCGTGCGGTGACCATCGCGATGCTGCTGTGCCAATACGCCCTGGTCGGGTACCTGGTGCTCACCCGCTATTTCTCGCCGGTCCTGCTCTCGACGCTGGGAGCCGTCCCCGCGCTCTGGCTCGCGCTCAAGGCGTATCGGTTCCGGCGCCCGGCGAAGCCGCCGCCGGAGCTGCCGCCCAACGTTTGGCCGCTGTGGTTCGTGGCCTTCGCCTTCCACCACACCCGGCGCTTCGGGCTGCTCTACGTGCTCGGCCTGGTGGCGGACGTCGTGCTCAGGAAGATGGGGCTCGTCGGCCCCTGA
- a CDS encoding UvrD-helicase domain-containing protein codes for MPEPSLNPPQRAAVTTLSGPLLVLAGAGTGKTRVITYRIAALIKSGIKPGRILAVTFTNKAAKEMRERAMALLGKRRRRGETAPEISTFHSLCVRVLRRHAEKLGYPKEFSIYDRGDQETVARSALRDIRVGHEKLRPGDLIHAISTWKGSSVAPDAAEESAEDDKKQLAALAYRRYQEHLRASGAMDFDDLLLKTEELFSRFPEARFAEATRFDHLLIDEYQDTNGLQYRIVRALAERHRNLCVVGDDDQSIYGWRGAEVTHILSFQRDWPEAKVVRLEDNYRSRAPILGLANTLIAHNSTRHDKVLRPSREGGELPRFIRFEDESSEAESVVREIKQRVDSENPERVSPSDIAILFRTNEQPRAFELELRRERVPYQLVGGLSFYDRKEVRDVLAYLKVLANPADEVSLLRVLNTPPRGIGASTVETLLEQAVSAGEPLWNVLPRAVELGDIPHYAGERIEAFRRMIEGFRARLGTAPLAELARGLIETVNYKSEIERVYKNPGDVEARWQSIEELVNAVALYESRSDSPSLLGFLEDTALSGREDQKDDDKDKRQLHAITLMTLHSAKGLEFPHVYMVGMEEGLLPHGRSIIDGRSIEEERRLCYVGVTRARETLTLTLCKARMKWGKARAQIPSRFLMEMRGETEKAQRAAEAAEKLFRGEAPAEESGAEPGAEHAAPVAKKPKKKPVGRARQARG; via the coding sequence ATGCCCGAGCCGAGCCTGAATCCGCCGCAGCGCGCCGCCGTGACCACGCTCTCGGGTCCGCTCTTGGTGCTGGCCGGGGCAGGCACCGGCAAGACCCGCGTCATCACCTACCGCATCGCTGCGCTGATCAAGAGCGGGATCAAGCCGGGACGGATCCTCGCCGTCACGTTCACCAACAAGGCCGCGAAGGAAATGAGGGAGCGCGCCATGGCCCTCTTGGGCAAGCGGCGCCGCCGCGGCGAGACGGCGCCGGAGATCTCCACATTTCACTCGCTCTGCGTGCGGGTGCTCAGGCGCCACGCCGAGAAGTTGGGCTACCCCAAGGAGTTCTCGATCTACGACCGCGGAGACCAAGAGACGGTGGCCCGCTCGGCGCTGCGCGACATCCGCGTGGGGCACGAGAAGCTCAGGCCCGGGGACTTGATCCACGCCATCAGCACCTGGAAGGGCTCCTCCGTCGCTCCGGACGCCGCCGAAGAGAGCGCGGAAGACGACAAGAAGCAGCTCGCCGCGCTGGCCTATCGCCGCTACCAGGAGCACCTGCGCGCGAGCGGGGCCATGGACTTCGACGACCTCCTGCTCAAGACCGAGGAGCTCTTCTCGCGCTTCCCGGAGGCCCGTTTCGCCGAGGCCACCCGCTTCGACCACCTGCTCATCGACGAGTACCAGGACACCAACGGGCTCCAGTACCGCATCGTCCGCGCGCTGGCCGAGCGCCACCGGAACCTGTGCGTCGTCGGCGACGACGATCAGTCCATCTACGGCTGGCGCGGCGCCGAGGTGACCCACATCCTGAGCTTCCAGCGCGACTGGCCGGAGGCGAAGGTGGTGCGGCTGGAGGACAACTACCGCTCTCGCGCCCCGATCCTCGGCCTTGCGAACACGCTGATCGCCCACAACTCCACTCGTCACGACAAGGTGCTGCGACCTTCCCGCGAAGGCGGCGAGCTGCCGCGCTTCATCCGCTTCGAGGACGAGAGCAGCGAAGCCGAGAGCGTGGTGCGCGAGATCAAGCAGCGCGTCGACAGCGAGAACCCCGAGCGCGTTTCCCCCAGCGACATCGCCATCCTGTTCCGCACCAACGAGCAGCCCCGCGCCTTCGAGCTCGAGCTCAGGCGGGAGCGGGTCCCCTACCAGCTGGTGGGCGGGCTCTCGTTCTACGATCGTAAGGAGGTCCGTGACGTCCTCGCCTACCTGAAGGTGTTGGCCAACCCGGCGGACGAGGTCTCGCTCCTGCGCGTCTTGAACACGCCGCCGCGCGGCATCGGGGCGAGCACCGTCGAGACCTTGCTCGAGCAGGCAGTGAGCGCCGGCGAGCCGCTCTGGAACGTCCTGCCCCGCGCGGTCGAGCTCGGCGACATCCCCCACTACGCAGGGGAGCGCATCGAGGCCTTCCGCCGCATGATCGAGGGCTTCCGCGCACGCCTGGGCACCGCCCCGCTGGCGGAGCTCGCGCGCGGGCTGATCGAGACGGTCAACTACAAGTCCGAGATCGAACGGGTCTACAAGAACCCCGGGGACGTCGAGGCGCGCTGGCAATCGATCGAGGAGCTGGTCAACGCAGTGGCCCTCTACGAGTCCCGCAGCGACAGCCCTTCCCTGCTCGGCTTCCTGGAGGACACGGCGCTCTCGGGCCGCGAAGACCAGAAAGACGACGACAAAGACAAGCGCCAGCTCCACGCCATCACGCTGATGACCCTGCACAGCGCCAAGGGGCTCGAGTTTCCCCACGTCTACATGGTGGGCATGGAGGAGGGCCTCTTACCCCACGGCCGCTCCATCATCGATGGACGCAGCATCGAGGAGGAGCGGCGCCTGTGCTACGTGGGCGTCACGCGCGCGCGGGAGACCTTGACCTTGACGCTGTGCAAGGCGCGCATGAAGTGGGGCAAGGCTCGGGCGCAGATCCCGAGCCGGTTCCTGATGGAAATGCGCGGCGAGACCGAGAAGGCGCAGCGTGCCGCCGAGGCGGCGGAGAAGCTCTTCCGGGGCGAGGCCCCGGCCGAGGAGAGCGGGGCCGAGCCAGGCGCGGAGCATGCGGCGCCCGTCGCCAAGAAGCCGAAGAAGAAGCCAGTCGGGCGGGCCCGCCAGGCCCGGGGCTGA
- a CDS encoding alpha/beta fold hydrolase, whose protein sequence is MSPPRRLPVSSGGVSLYAECWGEAGPVLVLGHGFGGSARNFRPQARALQTSHRVVLFDARGHARSDAPAAAEAYRPECFVADLAGVLDAIGVERAVVGGLSMGAGVALRFALEHPGRVAGLVLSAFPRAVDEPAHVPWALGFAEAIERAGIEVAGAETIWGRFDAKTADLIRRGFVEHAPHALVNTLRELIAVQPSPERLPGLAQLAVPSLVIVGSEDQASLGPCRALGRLIPGARLVEIPGGGHIVNLTHPSEYNRALGEFLSSAG, encoded by the coding sequence GTGAGCCCACCACGGCGCCTGCCGGTGAGCTCCGGCGGCGTGTCGCTCTACGCCGAGTGCTGGGGCGAGGCTGGGCCGGTGTTGGTCCTGGGCCACGGGTTCGGAGGCAGCGCGCGGAACTTCCGGCCCCAGGCCCGCGCGCTCCAGACGAGTCACCGCGTCGTGTTGTTCGATGCCCGCGGGCACGCGCGCAGCGACGCGCCCGCGGCCGCCGAGGCGTACCGTCCCGAGTGTTTCGTCGCCGACCTCGCGGGCGTGCTCGACGCCATCGGGGTCGAGCGCGCCGTCGTCGGTGGGCTCAGCATGGGCGCAGGTGTCGCGCTGCGCTTCGCCCTCGAGCACCCCGGGCGCGTCGCCGGGCTCGTGCTGTCCGCCTTCCCCCGCGCCGTGGACGAGCCGGCCCACGTGCCCTGGGCCCTGGGCTTTGCCGAGGCGATCGAGCGAGCCGGCATCGAAGTCGCCGGTGCGGAGACCATCTGGGGACGCTTCGATGCGAAGACTGCGGATTTGATCCGGCGGGGATTCGTCGAGCACGCCCCGCACGCGCTGGTGAACACCCTGCGGGAGCTCATCGCCGTGCAGCCGTCGCCCGAGCGTCTGCCCGGCCTCGCCCAGCTGGCGGTGCCCAGCCTGGTGATCGTCGGCAGCGAGGACCAGGCCTCGCTCGGGCCGTGCCGTGCCCTGGGCCGGCTGATCCCGGGCGCTCGTCTGGTCGAGATCCCGGGTGGCGGGCACATCGTGAACCTGACGCACCCGAGCGAATACAACCGCGCCCTCGGGGAATTCTTGTCTTCCGCCGGGTGA
- a CDS encoding SDR family oxidoreductase — MGVSVVTGANRGIGLELARQLAARGASVVAVCRKSSPALDALGVRIESGIDMTAPPAWSKLAAALASDDIDLLIQNAGVLIPDSLEDLDLDKVRAQLELNAIAPLFSTRALAGRLHSGSKVALITSRMGSIGDNGSGRYYGYRMSKAALNAAGVSLAHDLRPRGIAVVILHPGSVRTEMTAGHGMIEADESVRGLLARIDELRLDTTGRFLHQNGEVLPW, encoded by the coding sequence ATGGGTGTATCGGTCGTCACGGGAGCAAATCGTGGAATTGGGCTCGAGCTCGCGCGGCAGCTCGCGGCTCGCGGAGCCAGCGTCGTGGCGGTGTGCCGCAAGAGCTCACCCGCCCTCGATGCGCTCGGAGTCCGCATCGAGAGCGGAATCGACATGACCGCCCCCCCGGCGTGGTCGAAGCTCGCGGCGGCGCTCGCAAGCGACGACATCGACCTCTTGATTCAGAACGCCGGCGTGCTCATCCCGGACTCGCTCGAGGACCTCGACCTCGACAAGGTCCGCGCGCAGCTCGAGCTCAACGCCATCGCCCCCTTGTTCTCGACCCGGGCCCTCGCCGGGCGCCTGCACTCCGGATCGAAGGTGGCGTTGATCACCAGCCGCATGGGATCCATCGGCGACAACGGCTCCGGGCGCTACTACGGCTATCGCATGAGCAAGGCGGCGCTGAACGCCGCCGGCGTCTCGCTGGCGCATGACCTCCGCCCCCGGGGCATCGCCGTGGTGATCCTGCACCCCGGTTCGGTGCGGACGGAGATGACGGCCGGGCACGGCATGATCGAAGCCGACGAGTCGGTGCGGGGCCTGCTCGCCCGCATCGACGAGCTCCGGCTCGACACCACCGGGCGATTCCTGCACCAGAACGGCGAAGTCTTGCCGTGGTGA
- a CDS encoding LysM peptidoglycan-binding domain-containing protein yields the protein MRRLVLALACLVVALTLVGPARATQTHVVGPGHTLGKIAKRYHVTVEAICDANGIERRAPLKIGTKLVIPDAADGGKPGKPAKAEQDEAEEPESAEEAEEPKAPKPEQSDDKADKSGGEGKGSRNFGNDGLRVLDVPGHGEAYYFEPIGPGRKGMKPVVMYLHGRGGSPLRDCRRWAPVARRFGWLVCPSGPSAYGDGRDWSNNWYSGQRVAIATLNALRKEYGRRVQLVGNTLMGFSEGAYVALNVGVREPRTFNRWLILAGNTSYWGGAGLEELKKNATTLKRVYLITGEADSVIDGTHQLQDWLERHKVATRVSTPKDMGHEVALERKAAMYRAALHWLDRGGGAKAGTKKASASNKKESARKR from the coding sequence ATGAGGAGGTTGGTTCTCGCGCTCGCCTGTCTGGTCGTAGCCCTCACGCTGGTCGGGCCGGCTCGCGCCACCCAGACCCACGTCGTGGGGCCCGGACACACCCTGGGCAAGATCGCCAAGCGCTACCACGTGACGGTCGAGGCGATCTGCGACGCCAACGGCATCGAGCGCCGCGCCCCGCTGAAGATCGGCACCAAGCTCGTCATCCCCGACGCGGCAGACGGAGGGAAGCCGGGCAAGCCCGCGAAGGCCGAGCAAGATGAGGCCGAGGAGCCCGAGAGCGCCGAGGAGGCCGAAGAGCCCAAGGCGCCGAAGCCGGAGCAGTCCGATGACAAGGCGGACAAGTCCGGCGGCGAAGGCAAGGGCTCACGCAACTTCGGCAACGACGGGCTCCGCGTGCTCGACGTGCCGGGCCACGGTGAGGCGTACTACTTCGAGCCCATCGGGCCGGGCCGGAAGGGCATGAAGCCCGTGGTGATGTACCTGCACGGCCGCGGCGGCAGCCCGCTGCGCGACTGCCGGCGCTGGGCCCCGGTGGCGCGCCGCTTCGGTTGGCTCGTCTGCCCCAGCGGTCCGAGCGCCTACGGAGACGGCCGTGACTGGAGCAACAACTGGTACAGCGGGCAGCGGGTCGCGATCGCGACGCTGAACGCTCTGCGCAAGGAGTACGGCCGGCGGGTGCAGCTGGTGGGCAACACGCTGATGGGCTTCAGCGAAGGCGCCTACGTCGCGCTGAACGTCGGCGTGCGTGAACCGCGCACCTTCAACCGTTGGCTCATCCTGGCGGGCAACACCTCGTATTGGGGCGGCGCCGGCCTGGAAGAGCTGAAGAAGAACGCGACTACGCTGAAGCGCGTCTATCTGATCACCGGCGAGGCCGACAGCGTGATCGACGGCACCCACCAGCTGCAGGACTGGCTCGAACGGCACAAAGTCGCGACCCGGGTCTCCACGCCGAAAGACATGGGTCACGAGGTCGCGCTGGAGCGAAAAGCGGCAATGTACCGCGCCGCGCTCCATTGGCTCGACCGCGGCGGCGGCGCCAAGGCCGGCACGAAGAAGGCCTCCGCGTCGAACAAGAAGGAAAGCGCCCGCAAGCGCTGA
- a CDS encoding DUF4920 domain-containing protein: protein MRVRALALSAVLGVAACESNPPAPEPAQPSPVAPPPAAASAAPARASKSYGAPIKGSTAVALGEVLGKPESYEGKTVVVEGEVRRACSKKGCWMELAESVAAEARGARVTFKDYGFFVPTDSAGAHAKLEGVVNVQLMKKGHVEHLEEEGAKFANKNPDGTVREVQFVATGVELTK from the coding sequence ATGCGCGTTCGTGCTCTTGCCCTGTCCGCGGTCCTCGGGGTCGCCGCCTGCGAGTCGAATCCGCCGGCGCCCGAGCCGGCCCAGCCGAGCCCCGTAGCTCCGCCGCCAGCCGCCGCGAGCGCGGCGCCGGCCCGAGCGTCCAAGAGCTACGGCGCCCCGATCAAGGGCTCGACCGCGGTCGCGCTCGGCGAGGTGCTCGGCAAACCGGAGAGCTACGAGGGAAAGACCGTGGTGGTCGAGGGCGAGGTCCGCCGCGCCTGCTCCAAGAAGGGCTGCTGGATGGAGCTCGCCGAGAGCGTCGCCGCCGAGGCGCGCGGAGCGCGCGTGACCTTCAAGGACTACGGCTTCTTCGTGCCGACCGACTCCGCTGGCGCCCACGCCAAGCTCGAAGGGGTCGTCAACGTACAGTTGATGAAGAAGGGCCACGTCGAGCACCTCGAGGAAGAGGGCGCGAAGTTCGCCAACAAGAACCCCGACGGCACCGTGCGCGAGGTGCAGTTCGTGGCCACCGGCGTCGAGCTGACCAAGTAG
- a CDS encoding CDP-alcohol phosphatidyltransferase family protein, giving the protein MLRDFSLADVITLANGFAGTASILAVLKYLEARDQRYLWAAFACLPFAAVFDYLDGRVARWRRKNSMLGADLDSLADLVSFGVAPAVLAFATGMSGGLDAAVLVYFVGCGISRLARYNATASALADESGKVAYFEGTPIPTSLALVLVLAVLTWQRRIGVALPFGEVELLGLRLHPLVLMYLVSGSLMISKTLRIPKV; this is encoded by the coding sequence ATGCTGCGGGACTTCTCCCTGGCGGACGTCATCACCCTGGCCAACGGCTTCGCGGGCACCGCCAGCATCTTGGCGGTGTTGAAGTACCTCGAGGCTCGCGACCAGCGCTACCTCTGGGCGGCCTTCGCCTGCTTGCCGTTCGCGGCGGTGTTCGACTACCTCGACGGCCGGGTCGCGCGCTGGAGGCGCAAGAACTCGATGCTCGGCGCCGACCTCGACTCGCTGGCCGATCTGGTGTCCTTCGGCGTGGCTCCGGCCGTGCTCGCGTTCGCGACCGGCATGAGTGGGGGCCTCGACGCGGCGGTGCTCGTCTACTTCGTCGGCTGCGGCATCAGCCGCCTGGCCCGCTACAACGCGACCGCCTCGGCGCTGGCGGACGAGAGCGGTAAGGTCGCCTACTTCGAGGGGACGCCCATCCCCACCAGCCTGGCGCTGGTCCTGGTGCTCGCCGTGCTGACCTGGCAGCGGCGGATCGGCGTGGCGCTGCCGTTCGGCGAGGTGGAGCTCCTCGGCCTCCGCCTGCACCCGCTCGTGCTCATGTACCTCGTGAGCGGCAGCCTGATGATCAGCAAGACCCTCAGGATCCCGAAGGTCTGA
- a CDS encoding CPBP family intramembrane metalloprotease, whose product MRVGRHFAVAIVWLLSFSLLSEHAVRVIPLALARQLSLQAYLTLVQLAVLAIGLGTSFALLPEPKRALGLAAGPLPRLLALFLAGPAIYVLASYAAIYAALPTLLAELAARGRQAVQESTGEFGRELVAAGLVSAVIWGVVVSPVAEELMFRGGVWSAAQSAVDALRQRFARAETAPSSGALPEGVLEPSVALRLLRGASSFFLTGGIATAVSAGVFALMHADMPGGLGIVRWVSALGLGLATGLSRQASGGIAGPIVVHVVFNACALATTRRWLVTESFGQKLGVPLLLSYAAAGAALCALAVALAFRGRRAPSS is encoded by the coding sequence GTGAGGGTCGGCCGCCACTTCGCGGTGGCGATTGTCTGGCTGCTCTCCTTCAGCCTGCTCTCCGAGCACGCCGTCCGCGTCATCCCCCTCGCGCTGGCGCGGCAGCTGAGCCTCCAGGCCTACCTGACGCTGGTGCAGCTCGCCGTCCTCGCGATCGGCCTCGGAACGAGCTTCGCGCTCCTGCCCGAGCCCAAGCGCGCGCTCGGCCTCGCCGCGGGTCCACTGCCGCGCCTCCTCGCGCTCTTCTTGGCTGGCCCGGCGATCTACGTCTTGGCGAGCTACGCCGCGATCTACGCGGCGCTTCCGACTCTGCTGGCCGAGCTGGCTGCCCGGGGCCGCCAGGCGGTCCAAGAGTCCACCGGCGAGTTCGGGCGCGAGCTCGTCGCTGCGGGCCTCGTGTCGGCCGTGATCTGGGGCGTCGTGGTGTCACCGGTGGCCGAGGAGCTGATGTTCCGCGGCGGAGTCTGGTCGGCGGCGCAGTCCGCGGTGGACGCGTTGCGCCAGCGCTTCGCTCGAGCCGAGACCGCGCCCTCGTCCGGCGCGCTGCCCGAGGGCGTGCTCGAGCCGAGCGTTGCGCTCCGCTTGCTGCGCGGGGCGTCGAGCTTCTTCCTCACCGGCGGCATCGCGACCGCGGTCAGCGCCGGAGTCTTCGCCCTGATGCACGCCGACATGCCCGGTGGCCTCGGGATCGTGCGCTGGGTGTCGGCGCTGGGTCTCGGTCTGGCGACCGGGCTATCCCGCCAAGCGAGCGGCGGCATCGCGGGGCCGATCGTCGTGCACGTCGTGTTCAACGCCTGCGCGCTGGCCACCACGCGCCGCTGGCTGGTCACCGAGAGCTTCGGGCAGAAGCTCGGCGTGCCGCTCCTGCTCTCGTACGCCGCTGCCGGCGCTGCCCTGTGCGCCCTGGCCGTCGCGCTCGCGTTCAGGGGCCGACGAGCCCCATCTTCCTGA
- a CDS encoding tetratricopeptide repeat protein, which yields MLRTRPLALCLLGSALLLAEPRPAEAQGDEKAQAAAKFKAGEKAFKRHEYSVAAKAFEEAYAIAPHPAALFNAATAHQKAGQLVRAANLCARYLRDAPEDDSRREKANALIGELMPKLGRVQIVDRGAKNVELDGKSIESETTYVDPGDHLVSGEFGDKTVQRKLTVVAGSLVKVALDPPKKESSAALEEETDESPPAVEPQADRASEKPLSPTLFYVGLGVTAVLGGVTAWSGLDTNSARDEYDQAPTAGGLDEGRGKQRRTNVLIGATAVVGVGTAVVGLFFTNWKGSAKPKPAPEEAGLILGPAFVGARGRF from the coding sequence GTGCTTCGGACCCGACCCCTCGCGCTCTGCCTGCTCGGCTCGGCCCTGCTGCTCGCGGAGCCCAGGCCGGCCGAGGCTCAGGGCGACGAGAAAGCGCAGGCCGCAGCCAAGTTCAAGGCGGGCGAGAAGGCGTTCAAACGCCACGAATACAGCGTCGCCGCCAAGGCGTTCGAAGAAGCCTACGCCATCGCTCCACACCCGGCGGCGTTGTTCAACGCCGCCACGGCTCACCAGAAGGCCGGGCAGCTCGTGCGCGCGGCGAATCTTTGCGCTCGCTACCTCCGCGACGCGCCCGAGGACGACTCCCGCCGGGAGAAGGCCAACGCGCTGATCGGCGAGCTGATGCCGAAGCTCGGCCGAGTCCAGATCGTCGATCGCGGTGCCAAGAACGTGGAGCTCGACGGCAAGAGCATCGAGTCCGAGACCACGTACGTCGATCCCGGCGACCACCTGGTGAGCGGCGAGTTCGGCGACAAAACCGTGCAGCGCAAGTTGACGGTGGTCGCCGGCAGTCTGGTGAAGGTCGCGCTCGATCCGCCCAAGAAGGAGTCGAGCGCGGCGCTCGAAGAGGAAACGGACGAGAGCCCCCCGGCGGTCGAGCCGCAGGCGGACCGCGCGAGCGAAAAGCCCCTGTCCCCGACCCTGTTCTACGTCGGTCTCGGCGTGACCGCGGTGCTCGGCGGAGTCACGGCGTGGAGCGGGCTCGACACCAACTCTGCGCGAGACGAATACGACCAGGCACCGACCGCCGGAGGTCTCGACGAGGGACGCGGGAAGCAACGTCGGACCAACGTCCTCATCGGCGCCACGGCGGTGGTGGGCGTCGGAACGGCCGTAGTCGGGCTGTTCTTCACCAACTGGAAGGGCAGCGCCAAGCCCAAGCCGGCTCCCGAGGAAGCGGGCCTGATCTTGGGCCCCGCCTTCGTCGGCGCCCGGGGGCGGTTCTGA
- a CDS encoding iron-containing alcohol dehydrogenase: MLSDKVFEIEPGVQAHFGCGSVEKLPRAVRALERERAILVTDPGVEQAGVVSKLKGTLEADGILVEISAAPRRIPSGDRVATLVARVQREPRSAIVAVGGGSVIDTAKAVALLAPNGGSVSDFPPGCRPARPGLPVIAIPTTAGSGSETNMFAHLLDPRTQRLIVIGHQSVLPARVVLDPELSLSLPPDVTATTGFDALTHAIEAFTSNRHNPFSDALALRAIAAIATYLPRAHDSGSDIEARSQMCFAAHLAGLGFGSSGLGLCHAMAHGLSARLDVTHGQALAALLPHVMRFNFGICEARYAQIAIALGVAAPGVSDAENAHRAISELERLTERVGLRRSATELGVDRRLCAVLAQDAMADVVLSATPRFPDANDVLALYEAAL, translated from the coding sequence ATGCTGAGTGACAAGGTCTTCGAAATCGAGCCCGGCGTCCAGGCGCACTTCGGTTGCGGGAGCGTCGAGAAGTTACCCCGAGCCGTGCGTGCACTGGAGCGCGAGCGTGCGATACTCGTGACGGATCCGGGTGTCGAGCAAGCGGGCGTCGTCTCGAAACTGAAGGGCACGCTCGAAGCCGACGGGATCTTGGTCGAGATCTCGGCGGCACCTCGCCGCATCCCGAGCGGAGACCGGGTGGCGACGCTCGTCGCGCGGGTGCAGCGCGAACCGCGCAGCGCGATCGTGGCGGTCGGCGGCGGTTCGGTGATCGACACGGCGAAGGCCGTGGCGCTGCTCGCTCCGAACGGCGGCAGCGTGAGCGACTTCCCGCCGGGCTGTCGCCCGGCCCGGCCGGGGCTGCCGGTGATAGCGATCCCGACCACCGCCGGCAGCGGGTCGGAGACCAACATGTTCGCGCACCTGCTCGACCCGCGCACGCAGCGCTTGATCGTGATTGGACACCAAAGCGTGCTGCCGGCGCGCGTCGTGCTCGACCCCGAGCTCAGCCTGTCGCTCCCGCCGGACGTGACCGCGACGACGGGGTTCGACGCGCTCACGCACGCCATCGAGGCATTCACCAGCAACCGCCACAACCCGTTCTCGGACGCCCTGGCGCTGCGAGCCATCGCGGCCATCGCGACCTATCTGCCCCGGGCTCACGACTCCGGCAGCGACATCGAAGCGCGCTCGCAGATGTGCTTCGCAGCGCACCTGGCCGGTCTCGGCTTCGGCAGCTCCGGGCTCGGGCTGTGCCACGCCATGGCCCACGGGCTCTCGGCGCGCCTGGACGTGACCCACGGCCAGGCCTTGGCCGCGCTGCTCCCGCACGTGATGCGCTTCAACTTCGGCATCTGCGAGGCGCGGTACGCGCAGATCGCCATCGCCCTCGGGGTCGCCGCGCCCGGGGTCAGCGACGCCGAGAATGCTCATCGCGCCATCTCCGAGCTGGAGCGGCTGACGGAGCGGGTGGGGCTCCGGCGCTCCGCCACCGAGCTGGGGGTGGACCGGAGGCTCTGCGCCGTCCTGGCCCAAGACGCGATGGCCGACGTGGTGCTGTCCGCGACCCCGCGCTTCCCGGATGCAAACGACGTGCTGGCGCTGTACGAGGCCGCGCTGTGA